The segment GGCTGGGAGGGCGGGGCCAGTCCGTGGCAGCACTGGCGGGACTGGGTCCGCGGGGTGCTCCATCTGGCCCGGCGGCAGGGCAGTCTGGCGCCGGGGGTGGACCTGGACGACGCGGTCGCGGCCATCACGGCGGTGATGGCCGGGGTGGAGGGGCTGGAGCGCGACCCGGCCCGGGCCCGCCCCGCGCAGTCGGTGACCCCGTTCTGGCGGCTGGTGCTGCCCCAGCTGGCGGCGGACGCGGTGCGCGGCCGGACCGACCCGGCGGGCGCGCGGGTCGACGCCGTGGGCGGGTGGTGGGACCCGGCGGGTGCGCGGACCGACCCGGCCGGCGGCCTCGCCCGCCCCGGCGGCGAGTCACCGTCGGCGCGCCGGCGGCCCGACGGGCGGCCGGCGCCGCACGCCTGCGGGGCGATGACCGACGGTGAGCTGTGCGGCGTCCCCTACAGGGAGATGAGCGGCTCGGCCTCGTAGGCCCGGTGCAGCAGCTCCAGGAATTCCGGCGCCCCGGGCAGCGGCACCGCCCCGATCCGGCGGACGGCGACGCCCGGCGTCCACGAGTTCAGCACGGCCGCGCCCGCCAGTTCCGGCAGGTCGGCGGGGGTGACCTCGCGGATCCGCTGGGCGATGCCGAGGCGGTCCAGCCGGCGGCGGACGATGCCCATGGTGACGCCGTCCAGCATCGCGGCCTCCGGCCACACGACGGCGCTGCCGTCCCAGAAGGCCAGGTTCCAGATCGACGCCTCGCTGAGCCGGCCCTCGCGGTCGACGAAGGCGACGTCGTCG is part of the Streptomyces showdoensis genome and harbors:
- a CDS encoding ScbR family autoregulator-binding transcription factor — encoded protein: MQDRAAKTRRQLIRSAAEVFDRGGFAGSSIGQICSHAQVSQGALHFHFRNKQALGEAVQSAAAEILLCVTGQVPAWHPAPLQLLVDTSHALARRVAGDLVLRAGFGLAHDPGWEGGASPWQHWRDWVRGVLHLARRQGSLAPGVDLDDAVAAITAVMAGVEGLERDPARARPAQSVTPFWRLVLPQLAADAVRGRTDPAGARVDAVGGWWDPAGARTDPAGGLARPGGESPSARRRPDGRPAPHACGAMTDGELCGVPYREMSGSAS